One stretch of Daphnia pulicaria isolate SC F1-1A chromosome 6, SC_F0-13Bv2, whole genome shotgun sequence DNA includes these proteins:
- the LOC124342051 gene encoding dual specificity protein kinase Ttk-like, producing the protein MEKGDTDFATVIRTRTSLNAINPTLIRFYWQEMLEAVKEIHDKNVIHTDLKPANFLLVNGGLKLIDFGIATSIQADMTSIMKDSQCGTYNYMAPEAIKSATPSGTSQEYKNPPFSKFRDTIEKISAIVDERHVIDFPLTADPMVIAVLKGCHDRNPRNRPSIEQLLSHPYLTCTSQSPVQSSKNIPPQLRIQLEFLLEGGQLTEEVKENIRQWM; encoded by the exons atggaAAAAGGTGATACCGACTTCGCAACTGTCATCCGGACTCGCACCAGTCTCAACGCCATCAACCCTACCCTGATTCGCTTTTACTGGCAGGAAATGTTAGAAGCTGTGAAAGAGATTCATGACAAGA ATGTGATTCATACAGATCTGAAACCGGCTAACTTTCTTTTGGTCAATGGAGGCTTAAAGTTGATCGACTTCGGTATTGCCACTTCTATCCAG GCCGACATGACGTCGATAATGAAGGACAGCCAGTGCGGTACATACAATTACATGGCACCAGAAGCAATCAAATCTGCTACGCCTTCTGGAACGTCCCAAGAGTATAAG AACCCACCTTTTAGCAAGTTCAGGGACACGATCGAGAAAATCAGTGCCATCGTTGATGAGCGTCATGTTATAGACTTTCCTTTGACGGCTGATCCGATGGTTATAGCAGTTCTAAAAGGCTGTCACGATCGCAATCCGCGCAATCGACCATCAATTGAGCAGCTTTTATCTCATCCATATTTGACATGTACAAGTCAGTCTCCGGTCCAATCCTCGAAGAACATTCCCCCTCAGCTGCGTATTCAGCTTGAATTTCTACTAGAAGGTGGTCAACTCACTGAGGAAGTCAAG GAAAATATTCGACAATGGATGTGA
- the LOC124344353 gene encoding uncharacterized protein LOC124344353 — protein sequence MTPGRPQLPRTPRLCFKENDNSRFGTHDFPSTPKFGRSESTPELHRIRKLDQSLHMVERNTTQEKAHYNNVLQESNASNLLTLTSDSLPDIFRKPISQQQHEVPLNLQSKFGNSEDKVSKLGYCPSSTNTQQGFGTKINHPESQKESSIKLVTEGLGIVTQVKEEVPCADILKPAVPQIPLPGAKNEFVAWNQPEKSSFSTNKLPSVHSEMEEIYAFTNSKNKSGLNSTSDTASALGLPTQPTVKMHPLDQAQTPLAKNLTWTGHSSFSTTKIRESSLVSFASTSKTEMHNDEQKPSLGILLPKVQAETSPIFNLASSKPPQPIPIQPVVSVVAEVQPIDPIQHHVEQQSKLIPPVSSSNILPPPNARPTPKTKQIAVNGKVYSVMKPLGRGGSSVVYQVLNQE from the exons ATGACACCAGGAAGGCCTCAGTTGCCACGGACACCCAGACTTTGcttcaaagaaaatgataattcAAGATTTGGAACACATGATTTTCCATCAACTCCAAa GTTTGGTCGTTCTGAATCAACACCAGAACTTCACAGGATAAGAAAGTTGGACCAATCTCTTCACATGGTTGAGAGAAACACCACTCAAGAAAAAGCACATTACAACAATGTGCTCCAAGAAAGTAATGCATCCAATCTTTTGACTCTCACCAGTGATTCTCTCCCAGATATCTTTCGTAAGCCTATTAGCCAACAGCAACATGAGGTTCCACTCAACCTACAGTCTAAATTTGGCAATTCAGAAGATAAGGTTTCAAAATTGGGTTATTGCCCTTCCTCCACAAATACCCAACAAGGTTTTGGCACAAAAATCAATCATCCAGAATCTCAGAAAGAGTCCTCCATCAAACTAGTTACTGAAGGACTCGGGATAGTAACacaagtaaaagaagaagtaccTTGTGCTGATATTCTAAAACCAGCTGTTCCACAGATACCTCTACCTGgagcaaaaaatgaatttgttgcATGGAACCAACCGGAAAAATCATCCTTTTCGACCAATAAGTTACCATCTGTGCAttcggaaatggaagaaatataTGCTTTCACCAATTCTAAGAACAAATCAGGATTGAATTCTACTTCAGATACAGCGAGCGCTCTTGGACTACCGACACAACCGACTGTCAAAATGCATCCTTTAGATCAAGCGCAAACACCACTAGCTAAAAATCTGACGTGGACTGGACATTCATCATTTAGTACAACCAAAATACGAGAATCATCCCTAGTTTCGTTTGCTTCGACTTCGAAGACTGAAATGCATAACGATGAACAAAAACCATCACTCGGCATTTTATTACCCAAAGTACAGGCAGAAACGTCTCCAATTTTCAATCTAGCAAGCTCTAAACCTCCGCAGCCAATACCTATTCAACCGGTGGTAAGCGTCGTGGCAGAAGTTCAACCAATTGATCCCATTCAACATCATGTAGAGCAACAAAGCAAATTAATTCCCCCAGTTTCCAGCAGCAATATTTTACCCCCTCCAAATGCTCGACCGACTCCGAAAACCAAGCAGATAGCAGTAAACGGCAAGGTTTACAGCGTTATGAAACCGCTTGGGCGTGGGGGATCAAGTGTCGTATATCAG GTACTGAACCAAGAATGA
- the LOC124343999 gene encoding maternal protein exuperantia-1-like isoform X2: MTALLVMWEATVTGRRLIDEMANLGSFYVAQEEKAEGHDFNEYVMPYGKLPLNVIRNYNLLIVDTDRYRMLKEIRNSRMLKSKGEVAACNDFASWLIKLQKDNFTDKKIVLVFFEPRHSQDPSALPALERYRLLDDVNKILLGCVNGWDLLRQQVHDLKDEHHMVLKALADHHLGVDTPLESAVQRAQSSTSQDPSQGAWRPHQHWGT; this comes from the exons ATGACAGCATTGCTGGTCATGTGGGAAGCCACCGTTACTGGTCGACGCCTCATCGACGAGATGGCCAACCTGGGATCATTCTACGTGGCACAG GAAGAGAAAGCAGAAGGGCACGATTTCAACGAGTACGTCATGCCGTATGGCAAGCTACCGCTGAATGTAATTCGCAACTACAATCTTCTCATCGTTGACACGGATCGTTACCGCATGCTCAAGGAGATCCGCAACAGCAGAATGCTCAAGTCAAAGGGCGAGGTGGCCGCCTGCAACGATTTCGCCTCGTGGCTCATCAAGCTCCAAAAAGATAATTTCACCGACAAGAAAATAGTCTTAGTCTTCTTTGAACCACGCCACTCCCAAGATCCTTCAGCTCTTCCAG CTTTGGAACGTTACCGTCTTCTTGATGATGTCAACAAGATTTTGCTTGGATGTGTTAATGGCTGGGATCTGCTCCGTCAACAG GTGCATGATTTGAAGGATGAACATCACATGGTTCTTAAAGCTTTGGCTGATCATCACCTTGGAGTCGACACACCTTTGGAGAGCGCTGTTCAACGTGCTCAATCAAGCACTTCACAAGATCCTTCGCAAGGTGCATGGCGGCCGCATCAACACTGGGGTACTTAA
- the LOC124343999 gene encoding uncharacterized protein LOC124343999 isoform X1 codes for MNITWFLKLWLIITLESTHLWRALFNVLNQALHKILRKVHGGRINTGVLKENLISCDHLLDQVKKIKEELTKEAQWRPVFADMFHQGIKPRRRAGFLRHMLVESGITYAGLTETFKDKKDDGVVEVIKENIKGKNEADVEEVIKLLNQQLAQPDKPVRRGSGRRAPRTRSLCTATDLEKQQPASKIEPEENNNDPVKVIMDVIPSTPAFLSEVQKVPLSSTRLKLLTASRPTSLWFFTYLVSFLRNFDLFLSLQVLHETNLLVAFGYAFLLTRDNTCKIYIYTRELFGNCSSLLLKSIQGVYVR; via the exons ATGAACATCACATGGTTCTTAAAGCTTTGGCTGATCATCACCTTGGAGTCGACACACCTTTGGAGAGCGCTGTTCAACGTGCTCAATCAAGCACTTCACAAGATCCTTCGCAAGGTGCATGGCGGCCGCATCAACACTGGGGTACTTAAGGAGAACCTCATCAGTTGCGATCATTTGCTCGATCAAGTCAAGAAGATCAAAGAAGAATTGACTAAGGAGGCTCAATGGAGACCTGTATTCGCTGACATGTTTCATCAAGGTATCAAACCTCGCCGGCGAGCTGGATTCCTCCGCCATATGCTCGTCGAGTCGGGCATCACCTATGCCGGCCTTACGGAAACATTCAAG GACAAGAAAGATGACGGTGTGGTCGAggtcatcaaagagaacatcaaaGGCAAGAATGAAGCCGACGTGGAGGAAGTCATCAAGCTGCTGAATCAACAACTTGCGCAGCcagacaagcccgtccgacgCGGTAGCGGCCGTCGAGCACCCCGAACTCGTTCCCTTTGCACCGCCACGGACTTGGAGAAGCAGCAGCCTGCGTCCAAGATCGAGCCCgaggaaaacaacaacgaccCTGTCAAAGTGATTATGGATGTTATTCCCAGCACTCCTGCGTTCCTGTCcgaagttcaaaaagtccCTCTCTCCTCGACTCGCCTGAAATTACTTACTGCCTCCCGCCCCACTTCCCTTTGGTTTTTCACTTATCTTGTCTCGTTTTTGAgaaattttgatctttttttaagtttacaaGTCTTGCACGAAACAAACTTGCTTGTCGCTTTTGGTTATGCTTTTCTTCTTACCAGAGATAACACTTGcaaaatttatatatataccagGGAGCTTTTTGGTAATTGTTCTAGTCTTCTACTAAAATCAATCCAGGGTGTATATGTGCGATGA
- the LOC124344412 gene encoding uncharacterized protein LOC124344412 — MTPGRPQLPRTPRLCFKENDNSRFGTHDFPSTPKFGRSESTPELHRIRKLDQSLHMVERNTTQEKAHYNNVLQESNASNLLTLTSDSLPDIFRKPISQQQHEVPLNLQSKFGNSEDKVSKLGYCPSSTNTQQGFGTKINHPESQKESSIKLVTEGLGIVTQVKEEVPCADILKPAVPQIPLPGAKNEFVAWNQPEKSSFSTNKLPSVHSEMEEIYAFTNSKNKSGLNSTSDTASALGLPTQPTVKMHPLDQAQTPLAKNLTWTGHSSFSTTKIRESSLVSFASTSKTEMHNDEQKPSLGILLPKVQAETSPIFNLASSKPPQPIPIQPVVSVVAEVQPIDPIQHHVEQQSKLIPPVSSSNILPPPNARPTPKTKQIAVNGKVYSVMKPLGRGGSSVVYQVLNQE, encoded by the exons ATGACACCAGGAAGGCCTCAGTTGCCACGGACACCCAGACTTTGcttcaaagaaaatgataattcAAGATTTGGAACACATGATTTTCCATCAACTCCAAa GTTTGGTCGTTCTGAATCAACACCAGAACTTCACAGGATAAGAAAGTTGGACCAATCTCTTCACATGGTTGAGAGAAACACCACTCAAGAAAAAGCACATTACAACAATGTGCTCCAAGAAAGTAATGCATCCAATCTTTTGACTCTCACCAGTGATTCTCTCCCAGATATCTTTCGTAAGCCTATTAGCCAACAGCAACATGAGGTTCCACTCAACCTACAGTCTAAATTTGGCAATTCAGAAGATAAGGTTTCAAAATTGGGTTATTGCCCTTCCTCCACAAATACCCAACAAGGTTTTGGCACAAAAATCAATCATCCAGAATCTCAGAAAGAGTCCTCCATCAAACTAGTTACTGAAGGACTCGGGATAGTAACacaagtaaaagaagaagtaccTTGTGCTGATATTCTAAAACCAGCTGTTCCACAGATACCTCTACCTGgagcaaaaaatgaatttgttgcATGGAACCAACCGGAAAAATCATCCTTTTCGACCAATAAGTTACCATCTGTGCAttcggaaatggaagaaatataTGCTTTCACCAATTCTAAGAACAAATCAGGATTGAATTCTACTTCAGATACAGCGAGCGCTCTTGGACTACCGACACAACCGACTGTCAAAATGCATCCTTTAGATCAAGCGCAAACACCACTAGCTAAAAATCTGACGTGGACTGGACATTCATCATTTAGTACAACCAAAATACGAGAATCATCCCTAGTTTCGTTTGCTTCGACTTCGAAGACTGAAATGCATAACGATGAACAAAAACCATCACTCGGCATTTTATTACCCAAAGTACAGGCAGAAACGTCTCCAATTTTCAATCTAGCAAGCTCTAAACCTCCGCAGCCAATACCTATTCAACCGGTGGTAAGCGTCGTGGCAGAAGTTCAACCAATTGATCCCATCCAACATCATGTAGAGCAACAAAGCAAATTAATTCCCCCAGTTTCCAGCAGCAATATTTTACCCCCTCCAAATGCTCGACCGACTCCGAAAACCAAGCAGATAGCAGTAAACGGCAAGGTTTACAGCGTTATGAAACCGCTTGGGCGTGGGGGATCAAGTGTCGTATATCAG GTACTGAACCAAGAATGA
- the LOC124342050 gene encoding dual specificity protein kinase Ttk-like, producing MEKGDTDFATVIRTRTSLNAINPTLIRFYWQEMLEAVKEIHDKNVIHTDLKPANFLLVNGGLKLIDFGIATSIQADMTSIMKDSQCGTYNYMAPEAIKSATPSGTSQEYKNPPFSKFRDTIEKISAIVDERHVIDFPLTADPMVIAVLKGCHDRNPRNRPSIEQLLSHPYLTCTSQSPVQSSKNIPPQLRIQLEFLLEGGQLTEEVKSLQQALALEAKFQPKLQLLSTASNTGESSEITCAMRDGAAHVLRCLKEKFVLV from the exons atggaAAAAGGTGATACCGACTTCGCAACTGTCATCCGGACTCGCACCAGTCTCAACGCCATCAACCCTACCCTGATTCGCTTTTACTGGCAGGAAATGTTAGAAGCTGTGAAAGAGATTCATGACAAGA ATGTGATTCATACAGATCTGAAACCGGCTAACTTTCTTTTGGTCAATGGAGGCTTAAAGTTGATCGACTTCGGTATTGCCACTTCTATCCAG GCCGACATGACGTCGATAATGAAGGACAGCCAGTGCGGTACATACAATTACATGGCACCAGAAGCAATCAAATCTGCTACGCCTTCTGGAACGTCCCAAGAGTATAAG AACCCACCTTTTAGCAAGTTCAGGGACACGATCGAGAAAATCAGTGCCATCGTTGATGAGCGTCATGTTATAGACTTTCCTTTGACGGCTGATCCGATGGTTATAGCAGTTCTAAAAGGCTGTCACGATCGCAATCCGCGCAATCGACCATCAATTGAGCAGCTTTTATCTCATCCATATTTGACATGTACAAGTCAGTCTCCGGTCCAATCCTCGAAGAACATTCCCCCTCAGCTGCGTATTCAGCTTGAATTTCTACTAGAAGGTGGTCAACTCACTGAGGAAGTCAAG AGTCTACAACAAGCCTTGGCCCTTGAAGCTAAATTCCAACCAAAGCTTCAACTTCTGTCAACAGCCAGCAATACAGGA GAAAGCAGTGAAATTACGTGTGCAATGAGGGATGGAGCTGCTCATGTTCTTCGctgcttgaaagaaaaatttgtgttggTTTGA
- the LOC124342052 gene encoding rab-like protein 6 codes for MSIIAGDSTKKENEFSSVEDFIVDGDDGEQSLGFLSSVDEIPSSTVKGVLVEQDSDSDAENEGNPMVMGFQDEIDDEDYLRASEFGNPVTQISVSSSDEEVPVPQADKKEAAAYKVNKTVEDITIEDDLDDWLNDGAEKFPSSKLNVSSSSSSLKNNEFVNRKVPEPKTVDVSLEELSLEDERTSSSPAPDSDVVEESRPYNDYEEL; via the exons atgtcCATTATAGCAGGCGATTCTACTAAAAAGGAGAACGAATTTTCCAGCGTCGAAGACTTTATTGTCGATGGGGACGACGGAGAGCAATCCTTGGGTTTCCTGTCTTCAGTCGACGAAATACCTAGTTCAACGGTAAAAGGGGTTTTAGTCGAGCAAGATTCAGACag tGATGCCGAGAATGAAGGCAATCCCATGGTGATGGGTTTTCAAGATGAAATCGATGATGAGGATTATCTTCGAGCATCTGAGTTTGGAAATCCTGTTACACAGATCTCAGTTTCTTCTTCGGACGAAGAAGTGCCAGTTCCACAGGCCGATAAAAAAGAAGCAGCTGCTTATAAAGTGAATAAAACGGTTGAAGATATTACTATCGAGGACGACCTAGATGACTGGCTCAATGATGGCGCTGAAAAATTTCCTTCATCAAAATTGAATGTTTCTTCATCATCGAGTTCCCTGAAAAACAATGAATTTGTCAATCGAAAAGTTCCTGAACCAAAGACGGTAGACGTTTCGCTCGAAGAATTGTCCCTTGAA gaTGAAAGAACCTCAAGTAGTCCTGCTCCGGATTCCGATGTAGTTGAGGAATCCCGTCCTTATAACGATTACGAAGAACTCTAA